A genomic region of Prionailurus bengalensis isolate Pbe53 chromosome D1, Fcat_Pben_1.1_paternal_pri, whole genome shotgun sequence contains the following coding sequences:
- the HOATZ gene encoding cilia- and flagella-associated protein HOATZ isoform X2: METKPGGRGRPGLKESVEICPQGLLVFTGSSEQDSNLAKQFWVAASMYPTNESKLVLSRGSSQRLPVARASRGGATESPDITAETLKTQQSEDKEKYLQKNTYDRTENGLEVARAEVDEPEWKPLLSSSWEVMAKRRDEILQLLRKQREERISKELVSLPYKPKAKGHKAKKVIPESDKEDQQEVKALD, translated from the exons ATGGAAACAAAGCCCGGCGGCAGAGGTCGCCCTGGCCTAAAGGAGTCCGTTGAAATTTGCCCTCAGGGATTACTGGTGTTCACGGGATCTTCAGAACAGGACTCCAACTTGGCCAAGCAGTTCTGGGTGGCCGCGTCGATGTATCCCACCAACGAATCGAAGTTGGTGCTGTCCAGAGGTAGCAGTCAGCGTCTGCCGGTGGCCAGGGCCTCCAGGGGCGGTGCAACTG AGAGTCCAGACATCACTGCTGAAACCCTAAAGACTCAGCAATCTGAGGACAAAGAAAAGTATCTCCAAAAG AATACATATGACAGAACTGAGAATGGATTGGAAGTGGCCAGAGCGGAAGTGGACGAACCAGAGTGGAAGCCATTGCTATCATCCAGCTGGGAGGTGATG gCTAAAAGGAGAGATGAGATTCTCCAActcttaagaaaacaaagagaagaaaggatctcG aaagagCTGGTTTCCCTTCCTTACAAGCCAAAGGCCAAAGGACACAAAGCAAA